From Aedes albopictus strain Foshan chromosome 1, AalbF5, whole genome shotgun sequence, one genomic window encodes:
- the LOC109432039 gene encoding protein atonal-like, whose product MAEELIYRQYFYNYHQHQQFHHPQTMDYTPPSSSPEFVPSTLSFVPESFDLPQYNSDNEWMTASPGSSGSPSPSIDYSLTCQSMASFDAKAKPSPSSRPISNSAKVLSQIEQLFEDSSASDSDLLANSDIPTKIKIKRGTTIPTVIKRKRRLAANARERKRMRGLNEAFDRLREHLPAGGDDRQLSKHETLQMAQTYITALCELLV is encoded by the coding sequence ATGGCTGAAGAGTTGATCTACCGCCAGTATTTCTACAACTACCATCAACACCAACAGTTCCATCATCCCCAAACGATGGACTACACTCCTCCCTCGAGCAGTCCGGAGTTTGTCCCATCGACGCTAAGCTTCGTTCCGGAGTCCTTTGATCTGCCTCAGTACAACAGTGATAACGAGTGGATGACCGCCAGCCCCGGAAGCAGTGGATCTCCCAGTCCGTCCATCGACTACAGCCTCACCTGTCAAAGCATGGCATCCTTTGACGCAAAAGCGAAACCTTCTCCCTCGAGCCGACCAATCTCCAACTCGGCCAAGGTTCTCAGCCAGATCGAGCAACTGTTCGAGGACAGCAGTGCGTCCGATAGTGACCTGCTGGCCAACAGTGACATCCCGACGAAGATCAAGATCAAGCGGGGTACGACGATTCCGACGGTGATCAAGCGGAAGCGACGTCTGGCGGCCAACGCGCGGGAGCGGAAGCGTATGCGAGGGCTGAACGAGGCGTTCGATCGGTTGAGGGAGCACCTTCCCGCAGGTGGGGACGATCGGCAGTTGTCCAAGCATGAAACCCTACAGATGGCGCAGACCTATATTACGGCGTTGTGCGAGTTGCTGGTTTGA